The following coding sequences lie in one Candidatus Paceibacterota bacterium genomic window:
- a CDS encoding ABC-F family ATP-binding cassette domain-containing protein encodes MFIDNYKSEAPEVDGPLVILTGVAKYFGTKEIFSGVDLVVGPRDRLGIIGPNGAGKSTLTKIIMGLEEIDAGEIYRDKDLRVGYLPQETHWDSLKNTIAEEIKTADPKMKELMAQKTEYEKIMSDTKRKDLDEKIAEYGKVVEEFEKLGGYEYENIAEETLKKFNFPEDDWGREVKSLSGGERTRLALSKILLTRPNLLIMDEPTNHLDLATIEWLEKFLMDWKMAIVIVSHDKRFLDSICTNIFDLRKKESRRYFCNYSNYLIEKEAIKNAESEAFKRQQKYLKEQEEFIERFRYKATKARAVQSRLKLLDKMEKIEEPEEEKKKIRINLNFGKSLPQRVMVIENLFFGVKEYPLAIMEGTWEIWKENKIGIIGANGAGKSTLLKTLLGKLEPLDGKVKVSGSVKIGYYAQSHEELDPTKNIFDEVTEKTGASHQDIRNILGSLLFVKDDVFKNVSDLSGGERARVAIAELILNESNILFLDEPTNHLDIESKNCVIEVLKNFGGPIVLVSHDREVLEKVCNVIWEVKDNAVTKYLGNYDDYVYKKSGMK; translated from the coding sequence ATGTTTATAGATAACTATAAAAGCGAGGCTCCGGAGGTGGATGGGCCTCTGGTGATCCTCACGGGAGTCGCCAAATACTTCGGGACGAAAGAAATATTTTCCGGGGTGGATTTGGTCGTGGGTCCGCGCGACCGCCTGGGGATCATCGGCCCGAATGGGGCAGGGAAAAGCACTCTTACCAAGATCATTATGGGTCTTGAAGAGATCGACGCCGGAGAGATCTATCGCGACAAAGATCTTCGCGTGGGCTATCTTCCGCAAGAGACCCATTGGGATTCCCTCAAGAACACGATCGCGGAAGAGATCAAAACGGCGGATCCCAAAATGAAAGAGCTTATGGCGCAAAAAACGGAATATGAGAAAATAATGTCAGACACCAAGAGAAAGGACCTCGATGAGAAGATAGCGGAATATGGAAAAGTCGTGGAAGAATTTGAAAAGCTAGGCGGATATGAATATGAAAATATCGCGGAGGAAACTTTGAAGAAATTCAATTTTCCGGAGGATGATTGGGGGAGGGAAGTGAAATCGCTTTCCGGAGGCGAGCGGACGCGCCTCGCGCTTTCCAAAATACTTTTAACAAGGCCCAACTTGCTCATCATGGACGAGCCGACCAACCATCTCGATCTTGCGACCATCGAATGGCTGGAAAAATTCCTTATGGATTGGAAAATGGCGATCGTTATCGTTTCCCACGACAAGAGATTCCTGGATTCTATATGCACGAATATTTTCGACCTGAGAAAGAAAGAATCGAGAAGATATTTCTGCAACTATTCGAACTATCTGATTGAAAAGGAAGCTATCAAGAATGCCGAATCCGAGGCTTTCAAGAGGCAGCAAAAATATCTCAAGGAACAGGAAGAATTCATCGAGCGTTTCCGCTACAAGGCGACGAAAGCCAGGGCGGTGCAAAGCCGTCTCAAGCTGCTCGACAAAATGGAAAAGATCGAAGAGCCCGAAGAAGAAAAAAAGAAGATCCGGATCAATTTGAATTTCGGAAAAAGCCTTCCGCAGAGGGTAATGGTTATTGAGAACCTGTTTTTCGGCGTAAAAGAATATCCGCTGGCGATCATGGAAGGAACCTGGGAGATCTGGAAAGAAAACAAGATCGGGATCATCGGCGCGAATGGCGCAGGAAAGTCGACGCTTCTCAAAACACTGCTTGGAAAACTCGAGCCATTGGACGGAAAGGTCAAAGTTTCCGGCAGCGTGAAGATCGGCTACTATGCGCAGTCGCACGAGGAGTTGGACCCCACGAAGAACATTTTTGACGAGGTCACGGAAAAGACCGGCGCCAGCCATCAGGACATCCGCAACATTCTGGGTTCCCTTCTTTTCGTGAAGGACGATGTTTTCAAGAATGTCTCGGATCTTTCAGGCGGGGAGCGGGCAAGAGTGGCGATCGCCGAGCTCATCCTAAACGAATCCAACATACTATTTCTGGATGAGCCCACGAATCATCTCGACATCGAGAGCAAGAATTGCGTCATTGAAGTTCTCAAAAACTTTGGCGGACCCATAGTCCTGGTTTCGCATGACCGCGAAGTCCTGGAAAAGGTTTGCAATGTCATTTGGGAAGTGAAAGACAACGCCGTCACGAAATATCTCGGGAATTATGATGATTATGTTTATAAAAAATCCGGAAT